A genomic window from Arthrobacter globiformis includes:
- a CDS encoding glycerate kinase → MTVLVAPDSFKGTYPAAEVAAAIAAGIRDAGGTATELPVADGGEGTFDALCSSLQASAVSVVAQNPWGEPLAATIGLAADGTAVVELAQASGLTVPSSGPRDAVSASTYGTGMMVSAAVDAGATHIMVAAGGSTTTDGGAGAVQAIDDGGGLRGARLTVLSDVTSTFLEAPRIFGPQKGAGPAEIGLLEQRLRQLAESYPRNPVGVPRTGAAGGLSGGLWAHFGAELVSGADAVLDAAQFDRHLGAADAVVVGEGRLDSQTGEGKIISAILERVRRSGRTIPVVAVVGSVAADLGAYARNFSEILVASDAAAMYAAGKSVAGYSAARL, encoded by the coding sequence ATGACCGTCCTGGTTGCCCCGGACAGCTTCAAGGGGACGTACCCGGCAGCGGAAGTGGCCGCGGCCATCGCCGCCGGCATCCGTGACGCAGGCGGGACGGCGACGGAACTGCCCGTCGCCGACGGCGGTGAGGGAACGTTCGACGCGCTGTGCAGCAGCCTGCAAGCATCGGCTGTTTCCGTCGTCGCGCAGAACCCCTGGGGTGAGCCGCTCGCGGCGACCATCGGGCTGGCAGCGGACGGAACCGCCGTCGTCGAACTTGCACAGGCCAGCGGCCTGACGGTGCCGAGCAGCGGACCGCGGGACGCGGTGTCGGCCAGCACCTACGGGACGGGCATGATGGTTTCCGCCGCGGTGGACGCCGGCGCCACGCACATCATGGTGGCGGCGGGCGGCTCCACCACCACCGACGGAGGAGCCGGTGCCGTCCAGGCCATCGACGACGGCGGCGGCCTCCGGGGTGCCCGGCTCACTGTGCTCTCCGATGTCACGTCGACCTTCCTGGAGGCGCCGCGGATTTTCGGGCCGCAGAAGGGCGCCGGCCCTGCTGAGATCGGACTGCTGGAACAGCGGCTCAGGCAACTCGCGGAGTCGTATCCCCGCAACCCCGTGGGCGTGCCGCGCACCGGGGCGGCGGGCGGCCTGTCCGGCGGATTGTGGGCGCACTTCGGCGCCGAGCTGGTGTCAGGGGCCGACGCCGTCCTGGATGCCGCGCAGTTCGACCGGCACTTGGGTGCCGCGGACGCCGTCGTGGTGGGTGAAGGGCGGCTCGATTCGCAGACCGGGGAAGGCAAGATCATCTCGGCCATCCTGGAACGGGTCCGCAGATCGGGGCGGACCATCCCCGTGGTGGCTGTGGTGGGGTCCGTCGCGGCGGACCTCGGCGCGTACGCCCGGAACTTCAGCGAAATACTCGTGGCCTCCGACGCCGCGGCGATGTACGCGGCGGGCAAGTCGGTGGCCGGGTACTCGGCGGCGCGGCTGTAG
- a CDS encoding IclR family transcriptional regulator: protein MSAADASAKSSSNPLLVLGKITSILDAFSLSRPVLSLSDIREYTGMPTSTVQRLVTNLTSQGFLDREEDAYRIGMRMAYWAAPATRGMEVIDVLSPLLKTLRDTTGETACFFKAEQHYRVCVAMAETRHALRREMHLGKVLPLYAGSAGRVLLAWDPELMDAVLKDPLVPITESTITSSEDLESVVKQTRTDGFAITVGEREHGASGLSAPVFDSAAGLVGAVTISGPTLRMPLEICEAWVEPLLATAEHMTRLIGGRFPGEA from the coding sequence ATGTCGGCAGCCGATGCTTCAGCGAAATCCAGCAGCAACCCCCTGCTCGTCCTGGGGAAGATCACGTCGATCCTGGATGCCTTCTCGCTCTCCCGTCCGGTGCTCTCGCTGAGCGACATCCGGGAGTACACCGGGATGCCCACTTCCACCGTCCAGCGGCTGGTCACCAACCTCACTTCCCAGGGCTTCCTGGACCGGGAGGAGGATGCCTACCGCATCGGCATGCGGATGGCATACTGGGCGGCTCCGGCCACGCGGGGCATGGAAGTCATCGACGTTCTCAGCCCCCTGTTAAAGACCCTGCGGGACACCACGGGCGAGACGGCATGCTTCTTCAAGGCCGAGCAGCATTACCGGGTGTGCGTCGCCATGGCTGAGACCCGCCACGCACTGCGCCGGGAGATGCATCTTGGCAAGGTGCTCCCGCTCTACGCAGGCTCCGCGGGACGGGTCCTGCTGGCGTGGGATCCTGAGCTCATGGACGCCGTCCTCAAGGATCCGCTGGTGCCGATCACCGAGTCCACGATTACCAGTTCCGAAGACCTGGAGAGCGTGGTGAAGCAGACCCGGACGGACGGCTTTGCCATTACGGTGGGTGAGCGCGAACACGGGGCTTCCGGGCTTTCCGCACCGGTTTTCGACTCCGCGGCCGGACTGGTGGGCGCGGTGACCATCAGCGGACCGACCCTGCGCATGCCCCTGGAGATCTGTGAGGCCTGGGTGGAGCCGCTGCTTGCGACCGCCGAGCACATGACCAGACTGATCGGCGGCCGGTTTCCGGGCGAGGCGTAG